The following proteins come from a genomic window of Acomys russatus chromosome 17, mAcoRus1.1, whole genome shotgun sequence:
- the Nup50 gene encoding LOW QUALITY PROTEIN: nuclear pore complex protein Nup50 (The sequence of the model RefSeq protein was modified relative to this genomic sequence to represent the inferred CDS: deleted 1 base in 1 codon) — MVPFYPRTQTLGLPSTITKMAKRVAEKELSDRNWDQEDEAEEVGTFSVASEDILKNRAIKKAKRRNVGFESDSGGAFKGFKGLVVPSGGGGFSGFGGGSGGKPLEGLTNGNSTASATPFSSTKSAVEPKAAFGSFAVNGPTTLVDKKISSPKCNSSSQPPSSGLASSQLCPGNAYHKQLAGLNCSVRDWIVKHVNTNPLCDLTPIFKDYERYLATIEKQLENGGGGSSESQADKPMVGMQPPSLFGSTKLQESPFSFHGNKAEDSSEKMECTAEKKPDAAQGAATSASFNFGKKVESSVLGSLSSGSLTGFSFSTGNSSLFGKDAAQSKAASSPFSVKTSESPAEGSSSECKGGDEEENDEPPKVVVTEVKEEDAFYSKKCKLFYKKDNEFKEKGVGTLHLKPTANEKTQLLVRADTNLGNILLNVLIPPNMPCTRTGKNNVLIVCVPNPPLDEKQPTVPVTMLIRVKTSEDADELHKILLQKKDA; from the exons ATGGTGCCGTTTTACCCACGAACGCAGACACTGGGCTTGCCTAGCAC GATCACAAAAATGGCCAAAAGAGTTGCCGAGAAGGAATTATCAGATAGAAACTGGGATCAAGAAGATGAAGCTGAAGAG GTGGGAACATTTTCAGTGGCCAGTGAAGACATCTTGAAGAATAGAGCCATAAAGAAGGCAAAGCGCAGGAATGTTGGATTTGAA TCTGATAGTGGAGGAGCCTTTAAAGGTTTTAAAGGTTTGGTTGTGCCTTCTGGAGGAGGAGGGTTTTCTGGATTTGGTGGTGGCTCTGGAGGGAAGCCTCTGGAAGGACTGACAAATGGAAATAGCACAGCCAGTGCCACACCCTTCTCCAGTACAAAGTCAGCAGTGGAGCCCAAGGCAGCCTTTG GTTCTTTTGCTGTGAATGGCCCTACTACCTTGGTGGATAAAAAGATTTCTAGTCCCAAATGTAATAGCAGCAGTCagccgccctcttctggccttgcttCCAGTCAGCTCTGCCCTGGGAATGCCTATCACAAGCAGTTGGCCGGCTTGAACTGCTCTGTCCGGGACTGGATAGTGAAGCATGTGAACACAAACCCACTCTGTGACCTGACGCCCATTTTTAAAGACTACGAGAGATACTTGGCAACGATCGAGAAACAGCTTGAGAACGGAGGCGGCGGCAGTTCTGAGAGCCAGGCTGACAAGCCGATGGTTGGAATGCAGCCTCCTTCCCTTTTTGGTTCAACAAAACTACAAGAGTCACCGTTTTCGTTTCATGGCAACAAAGCAGAGGACAGCTCTGAAAAGATGGAGTGTACAGCAGAAAAGAAACCGGATGCAGCACAAGGAGCAGCAACAAGTGCCTCGTTTAATTTTGGCAAGAAAGTTGAGAGCTCAGTTTTGGGCTCATTAAGCTCTGGCTCCCTAACTGGGTTTTCATTCTCCACTGGAAACTCTAGTTTATTTGGTAAAGATGCTGCCCAGAGTAAAGCAGCCTCTTCACCATTTTCTGTTAAAACATCAGAGAGTCCTGCGGAAGGCAGCAGCAGTGAATGCAAAG GTGGTGATGAAGAAGAGAACGATGAGCCACCCAAGGTGGTG GTGACTGAAGTGAAGGAGGAGGATGCTTTCTACTCCAAAAA GTGTAAACTATTTTACAAGAAAGACAATGAATTTAAAGAGAAGGGTGTGGGGACCTTACATTTAAAACCCACAGCAAATGAGAAGACACAGCTCTTGGTGCGGGCAGACACCAACCTAG GTAACATACTGCTGAATGTTCTGATTCCACCCAATATGCCGTGCACCCGAACAGGGAAGAACAATGTCCTCATCGTCTGTGTCCCCAACCCCCCGCTTGATGAGAAGCAGCCCACTGTCCCGGTCACCATGCTGATTCGGGTGAAGACCAGCGAGGATGCCGATGAATTGCACAAGATTTTACTGCAGAAAAAAGATGCCTGA